Proteins from one Dermacentor variabilis isolate Ectoservices chromosome 1, ASM5094787v1, whole genome shotgun sequence genomic window:
- the LOC142576764 gene encoding nose resistant to fluoxetine protein 6-like yields MVPRIIRQVRLHIFSGLLVLLLACSTPTVKCASIAAHSGLRTARQTDILSSLNPIEATTSPGTEEVLRQSQFTSVPRRLPAPTGSTESARPPPSENGRTATATTSSRATRSTTLNESMGAKTGTSATTSTTGSALDTKPVVPSSIPDSHEPRKSKFIEDVKATIKHIMSTMGGGLARRLLQADISTECSLGVLKFMRAVQELEPWALRLVDSTAKYPNGMLQASTADLGAYDECIETVVHDEYGDVKVRGQYCNVHVSLGDDHSFIGDIVPAFLYSHKRAQNFTSYVMDERLPGLRLGLCFVSSCSAQDLTNIAHTLMGSVAKIVVKNCVTNEYEAINATQAWIIGFLAVLAAVIVSATGFELLTENWDKSHKKAFPYRCAVAFSALSNTRLILSVNKDENSETYSYRFMHGIRFLSIFWICLGHSYGTITENITRLVNALHYFERWETLIVTAGYLAVDSFFFFSGFLLYYTLNKQKRNRVVVAVVAIIRRYIRATVPLFFMIMCMYLLPLIATGPNSKEFYNRFYAEIRKHWWDLLFQMRNWRADEEVSTMPHLWYLSADYQFFLVAVVIIQIFKARKWLIAIIFSVLSIVSCGIAAWQIYGTNMTPFLVALANEFGTVMDTLNHYYMLPFYHGVCFFSGCLTFLLVERYGKAKISKMIQASLWCICLFCGLYCLFMKIEWYRSSERASETKRMFYAFTDRIFWSICVAWFVFTCATGRGGIVNRFLSWNGFVPLSRLSFGVYLIHSPFYILMYHIARERVFFSHFTLVSQCFAVIVWSYILSYFLFIACDAPTGHLEKLVFMPERRKEPSRVGVAANGVQHNSNNNAKDLPVGIIEEGPIKNYFSGAVPPCLGGTGLDDGCCIDKSCRL; encoded by the exons ATGGTGCCTCGAATAATCCGGCAAGTTAGGCTCCATATATTTAGTGGCCTACTGGTTTTGCTTCTGGCTTGCTCGACGCCCACTGTGAAATGCGCTAGCATAGCTGCTCATTCTGGTCTTCGCACTGCTAGACAGACTGATATCCTAAGCTCTTTGAATCCAATTGAGGCCACAACTTCTCCAGGAACTGAAGAAGTTTTACGCCAGTCGCAGTTCACTAGTGTACCGCGACGCTTACCTGCACCGACTGGGTCGACGGAATCTGCTCGCCCTCCGCCTAGTGAAAATGGACGCACCGCCACAGCGACGACTTCTTCGAGAGCGACGCGGTCAACAACGCTCAATGAGTCGATGGGCGCAAAAACCGGGACATCAGCCACAACTTCCACTACCGGTAGCGCGTTGGATACAAAGCCGGTAGTACCATCTTCGATCCCCGATTCACATGAGCCAAGAAAATCGAAGTTTATCGAAGACGTCAAGGCCACTATCAAGCATATCATGTCCACCATGGGCGGTGGGCTCGCGCGGAGGCTACTGCAGGCTGATATATCCACGGAATGCAGCCTCGGCGTGCTGAAGTTCATGCGTGCAGTTCAGGAGCTGGAGCCGTGGGCCCTGAGAC TGGTTGACTCTACCGCCAAGTACCCGAACGGCATGCTCCAGGCGTCCACAGCCGATTTGGGCGCTTACGACGAGTGCATAGAGACTGTCGTGCACGACGAATACGGGGACGTGAAAGTGCGTGGCCAGTACTGCAACGTCCACGTGTCGCTCGGCGACGACCACTCTTTCATAGGCGACATAGTCCCTGCGTTCCTCTACTCACACAAGCGG GCCCAAAACTTTACTTCATACGTCATGGACGAAAGGCTTCCTGGTCTCCGCCTCGGACTGTGCTTCGTAAGCTCGTGCAGCGCCCAAGACCTCACCAACATCGCCCACACTC TGATGGGAAGCGTGGCAAAAATTGTTGTCAAGAACTGCGTCACAAACGAGTATGAAGCGATAAACGCCACACAAGCCTGGATAAT AGGTTTTTTGGCTGTCCTCGCGGCTGTGATTGTTTCTGCAACAGGCTTTGAGCTACTCACGGAAAACTGGGACAAGAGCCACAAGAAAG CTTTTCCATACAGGTGTGCGGTGGCATTCTCAGCATTGTCAAACACACGGCTCATTCTGAGCGTCAACAAGGACGAAAATTCCGAAACTTACTCGTACCGCTTCATGCACGGCATCCGCTTTCTGAGCATCTTCTGGATTTGCCTTGGCCACTCCTACGGAACAATAACCGAAAACATAA CGAGGCTCGTTAACGCCCTTCACTACTTTGAGCGCTGGGAAACACTGATCGTGACAGCAGGCTACTTGGCTGTGgacagcttcttcttcttcag TGGATTTTTGTTGTACTACACACTTAACAAGCAAAAGCGCAATCGGGTTGTCGTGGCTGTGGTGGCAATCATCAGAAGATACATCAG GGCCACCGTTCCCCTCTTCTTCATGATCATGTGCATGTACCTACTGCCCCTTATTGCAACGGGACCCAATTCCAAAGAATTCTACAACAGATTCTACGCAGAAATTCGCAAGCACTGGTGGGACTTGTTGTTTCAGATGCGCAACTGGAGGGCAGACGAGGAAGTG TCCACCATGCCACACCTGTGGTACCTATCTGCAGACTACCAGTTCTTCCTGGTGGCGGTAGTGATTATCCAGATCTTTAAAGC GAGGAAGTGGCTCATCGCAATAATTTTCAGCGTTTTATCCATCGTGTCATGCGGAATCGCTGCCTGGCAGATATACGGCACCAACATGACACCGTTCCTTGTGGCTTTGGCAAATGAGTTCGG TACTGTGATGGACACGCTGAATCACTACTACATGCTTCCATTCTACCATGGAGTCTGCTTCTTTTCTGGGTGCTTAACATTCCTCCTCGTTGAGAGATATGGCAAGGCAAAAATATCAAAG ATGATCCAGGCCTCACTGTGGTGCATCTGCCTGTTCTGTGGCCTATACTGTCTGTTCATGAAGATCGAGTGGTACCGAAGCAGCGAGCGGGCTTCCGAGACGAAGCGAATGTTTTACGCCTTCACCGACCGCATTTTCTGGTCCATCTGTGTGGCATGGTTCGTCTTCACGTGCGCTACTGGCAGAGGAG GAATCGTAAACCGCTTCCTGTCCTGGAATGGGTTCGTGCCACTGAGCCGGCTGTCGTTTGGCGTGTACCTCATCCACTCGCCGTTCTACATACTCATGTACCACATCGCCAGGGAACGTGTTTTCTTCTCGCACTTCACTCTC GTGTCCCAGTGTTTCGCCGTCATAGTTTGGAGCTACATCCTCAGCTACTTTCTCTTCATCGCCTGCGACGCTCCGACGGGACACCTCGAGAAGTTGGTGTTCATGCCCGAGCGGCGAAAGGAACCGTCGCGGGTGGGCGTCGCGGCTAATGGCGTCCAGcataacagcaacaacaacgccAAGGACTTGCCCGTCGGCATCATCGAGGAGGGCCCGATCAAGAATTATTTCTCCGGAGCAGTGCCTCCTTGTCTAGGAGGAACGGGCCTCGATGACGGATGCTGCATCGACAAGAGTTGTCGCTTGTGA